A region from the Geobacillus vulcani PSS1 genome encodes:
- a CDS encoding ATP-dependent Clp protease ATP-binding subunit: MRCQACQQREATVFVNLQWNGEKQQLHLCHECYEKQKQQLSIPMMNFGFSPFSFDDFFTSHFTAANAGMSSPGTMTKRSQSHSGGFLDQFGRNLTQMAKAGLIDPVIGRDKEIARVIEILNRRNKNNPVLIGEPGVGKTAIVEGLALKIAEGNVPEKLLNKEVYLLDVASLVANTGIRGQFEERMKRLIAELQERKNVILFIDEIHLLVGAGAAEGSMDAGNILKPALARGELQVVGATTLKEYRQIEKDAALERRFQPVIVHEPTVDEAIAILKGIQPKYEQFHHVRYTDEAIEACVKLAHRYIQDRFLPDKAIDLLDEAGSKANLRLGPTDEKQLQERLMQIAKEKEQAAKEENYELAAKLRDEELKLEKQLEQGVTQERPVVDAADIEQIIAEKTGIPVGKLQADEKEKMKHLEENLAKKVIGQAEAVKKVAKAIRRSRAGLKAKHRPIGSFLFVGPTGVGKTELAKTLAEELFGTKDAMIRLDMSEYMEKHSVAKLIGSPPGYVGFEEAGQLTEKVRRNPYSIILLDEIEKAHPDVQHIFLQILEDGRLTDSQGRTVSFKDTVIIATSNAGVTDKKITVGFEKQSGSPSSVLDSLSAYFKPEFLNRFDAIIEFKPLEKAHLLEIVDLMLADVKAAMREQGIELDVTEAAKEKLAELGYHPAFGARPLRRVIQEHVEDNIADCLLDTSEPVRAIRIDVEGEAIVAQIAS; this comes from the coding sequence ATGCGTTGCCAAGCATGCCAGCAACGTGAAGCAACCGTATTTGTCAACTTGCAATGGAACGGGGAAAAACAACAGCTTCATCTTTGCCATGAATGCTATGAAAAACAAAAACAACAATTGTCGATTCCAATGATGAATTTTGGCTTTTCGCCATTTTCCTTTGATGACTTCTTCACCAGCCACTTCACAGCGGCCAACGCAGGAATGAGCTCGCCGGGAACGATGACGAAACGCTCGCAAAGCCATAGCGGCGGATTTTTGGATCAGTTCGGCCGCAACTTGACGCAAATGGCAAAAGCGGGCTTGATCGACCCGGTCATCGGCCGCGACAAAGAAATTGCGCGCGTTATTGAAATTTTGAACCGCCGCAACAAAAACAATCCGGTGTTGATCGGGGAGCCGGGCGTCGGGAAAACGGCCATCGTTGAAGGGCTCGCGCTGAAAATCGCCGAAGGAAACGTGCCGGAAAAATTGTTGAACAAAGAAGTGTACTTGCTTGACGTCGCTTCGCTTGTCGCCAACACCGGCATCCGCGGTCAATTCGAAGAGCGGATGAAACGGCTCATCGCCGAACTGCAAGAGCGGAAAAACGTCATCTTGTTCATTGACGAAATCCATCTGCTCGTCGGCGCTGGCGCTGCCGAAGGGTCGATGGATGCCGGCAACATTTTAAAACCGGCGCTTGCCCGCGGCGAACTGCAAGTCGTCGGGGCAACGACGTTGAAAGAATACCGGCAAATTGAAAAAGACGCCGCTCTTGAGCGCCGCTTCCAACCGGTCATCGTCCACGAGCCGACCGTTGACGAAGCAATCGCCATCTTAAAAGGCATTCAACCAAAATATGAGCAATTCCACCATGTCCGCTATACGGATGAGGCGATCGAAGCGTGCGTCAAACTCGCGCACCGCTACATCCAAGACCGCTTCCTGCCGGACAAAGCGATCGACTTGTTGGACGAGGCCGGCTCGAAAGCGAACTTGCGCCTCGGCCCGACCGATGAAAAACAGCTGCAAGAGCGGCTGATGCAAATCGCGAAAGAAAAAGAACAAGCGGCGAAAGAAGAAAACTATGAACTGGCGGCGAAACTGCGCGATGAAGAGCTGAAACTGGAGAAACAGCTCGAACAAGGCGTCACCCAAGAACGCCCTGTCGTGGATGCCGCCGATATCGAGCAAATCATCGCCGAGAAAACCGGCATCCCGGTCGGCAAGCTGCAAGCCGATGAAAAAGAAAAAATGAAACATCTCGAAGAAAACTTGGCGAAAAAAGTGATCGGCCAAGCAGAAGCGGTGAAAAAAGTGGCGAAAGCCATTCGCCGCAGCCGCGCCGGCTTGAAGGCGAAACACCGCCCGATCGGTTCGTTCTTGTTTGTCGGCCCGACCGGCGTTGGGAAAACGGAGCTCGCCAAAACGCTCGCTGAAGAGCTGTTTGGCACGAAAGACGCCATGATTCGCCTCGATATGAGCGAATACATGGAAAAGCATTCGGTCGCGAAACTGATCGGTTCTCCTCCGGGCTATGTCGGCTTTGAAGAAGCCGGCCAGCTGACGGAAAAAGTGCGCCGCAATCCGTACAGCATCATCTTGCTTGATGAGATTGAAAAGGCGCACCCGGACGTGCAGCACATCTTCCTGCAAATTTTGGAAGACGGCCGCTTGACCGACAGCCAAGGCCGCACCGTCAGCTTCAAAGACACGGTCATCATCGCGACAAGCAACGCCGGCGTCACCGACAAAAAAATCACCGTCGGCTTTGAAAAACAAAGCGGCAGCCCATCAAGCGTTCTTGACTCACTCAGCGCTTACTTCAAGCCGGAATTTTTGAACCGCTTCGACGCCATCATCGAGTTCAAGCCGCTCGAAAAAGCTCACTTGCTTGAGATTGTCGACTTGATGCTCGCCGATGTCAAAGCGGCGATGCGCGAACAAGGCATTGAACTCGACGTGACGGAAGCGGCGAAAGAAAAACTGGCCGAACTCGGCTACCATCCGGCCTTCGGCGCCCGCCCGCTCCGCCGCGTCATCCAAGAGCATGTCGAAGACAACATCGCCGACTGCCTGCTTGACACCAGCGAACCGGTGCGCGCGATCCGCATCGATGTCGAAGGAGAAGCCATCGTGGCGCAAATCGCCTCATAA
- the hepT gene encoding type VII toxin-antitoxin system HepT family RNase toxin — MLIGQTSFEQIAQDSIVLNLQRACEARIDLAMHIVAEQKFGLPQHSRDAFALLEEHGVISPSVSKKMKAMIGFRNIAVHDYQPLNLGIVQAIVEQHLDDFKQFAEAILRYAKENN; from the coding sequence ATGCTCATCGGTCAAACATCGTTTGAACAAATAGCACAAGATTCGATCGTTCTGAATTTGCAGCGGGCGTGCGAAGCCCGCATCGATTTGGCCATGCATATCGTTGCCGAGCAAAAATTCGGATTGCCGCAGCATAGCCGCGATGCGTTCGCTCTTCTCGAAGAACATGGGGTCATCTCCCCTTCCGTAAGCAAAAAGATGAAGGCGATGATCGGATTCCGCAACATCGCTGTTCACGACTACCAACCACTGAACCTTGGCATCGTACAAGCCATCGTTGAACAACATCTTGATGATTTCAAACAGTTTGCCGAAGCTATCCTCCGTTATGCGAAAGAAAACAACTAG
- a CDS encoding TetR/AcrR family transcriptional regulator, whose amino-acid sequence MSEHSWIQELLQIGGKEGQFSEKQLKILEAAVEMFAEKGYAATSTSEIAKKAGVAEGTIFRHYKTKKDLLLAIVTPTLFQSVAPFLAKEFVREVFDNEYETYEQFLRAVFSNRYAFVKTYLPAIRVLWQELAFHSEIKQCFQRVFTEHVYPKFARIVRHFQEKGELAELPVDSVIRLTITSLAGFLAARFLLLPDHNWDDEAEMERTIRVLMNGLRR is encoded by the coding sequence ATGAGCGAGCATTCATGGATTCAGGAATTGCTGCAAATCGGCGGCAAGGAAGGGCAGTTCAGTGAAAAGCAGCTGAAAATTTTGGAAGCCGCGGTGGAAATGTTTGCTGAAAAAGGCTATGCGGCGACTTCCACGAGTGAAATCGCCAAAAAGGCTGGGGTGGCGGAAGGCACGATCTTCCGCCACTATAAGACGAAAAAAGACTTATTGTTGGCGATCGTCACGCCGACATTGTTTCAGTCCGTCGCCCCGTTTTTGGCGAAAGAGTTTGTCCGCGAAGTGTTTGACAACGAATATGAGACGTACGAACAGTTTTTGCGCGCGGTGTTCTCCAACCGCTACGCCTTTGTGAAAACGTATCTGCCGGCGATTCGCGTGCTCTGGCAGGAGCTGGCCTTTCATTCCGAGATCAAACAGTGCTTTCAACGCGTGTTTACCGAGCATGTGTATCCAAAATTCGCCCGCATTGTCCGCCATTTTCAAGAGAAAGGGGAGTTGGCCGAGCTGCCGGTCGATTCGGTCATCCGCTTGACGATCACATCGCTCGCCGGCTTTTTGGCCGCCCGCTTTCTCCTTTTGCCTGACCACAACTGGGACGATGAGGCGGAAATGGAACGGACGATCCGCGTGTTGATGAACGGTCTGCGGCGCTAA
- a CDS encoding ABC transporter permease yields MRVLAIVVRIIRQFFRDKRTLALMIVAPMFVLLLMDLVFNGEEYKPAIAVSEHVPEAVVDKLKEAGANVKELSAKQARKQLDDQDIDAWLDMSGSAPHLTLEGSDPTANQAVMAAVQQAFQSMAPKPPFQLKTTYWHGSSDMASFDYFGPVLIGFFVFFFVFLIAGVSFLRERTNGTLERLMATPLRRWEMVAGYMIGFGLFTTIQASLISWFAIDVLDMMMEGSFVYVLLITFLLAMTALALGMLLSAFANNELQMVQFIPLVVVPQVFFSGLFNLDTMEEWLRSLSVIMPLTYGADALRDIMVRGEGFRAIAVDVYVLLGFTLLFMVFNVVALKKYRKL; encoded by the coding sequence ATGAGAGTGTTGGCCATTGTCGTCCGCATCATCCGCCAGTTTTTCCGCGACAAGCGCACGCTGGCGCTCATGATTGTCGCACCGATGTTCGTCTTGTTGTTAATGGATTTGGTGTTTAATGGCGAAGAATACAAACCAGCCATTGCCGTCAGCGAACACGTGCCTGAGGCGGTTGTTGACAAGTTGAAAGAAGCGGGAGCGAACGTGAAAGAGCTGTCAGCAAAACAAGCGCGAAAGCAGCTGGACGATCAAGACATTGACGCGTGGCTTGACATGAGCGGAAGCGCTCCGCACCTTACGCTGGAAGGAAGCGACCCGACGGCCAATCAGGCGGTGATGGCCGCGGTGCAACAGGCGTTTCAGTCCATGGCGCCCAAGCCCCCGTTTCAGCTGAAAACAACGTATTGGCACGGATCAAGCGATATGGCGTCATTTGATTATTTCGGCCCCGTGTTGATCGGCTTTTTCGTCTTCTTTTTTGTCTTTTTGATTGCTGGAGTGTCATTTTTGCGCGAGCGGACGAATGGGACGCTCGAGCGGTTGATGGCGACGCCGCTCAGGCGCTGGGAAATGGTCGCCGGCTACATGATCGGGTTCGGGCTGTTTACGACGATTCAGGCAAGCTTAATTTCATGGTTTGCCATTGATGTGCTCGACATGATGATGGAAGGTTCGTTCGTGTATGTGCTGCTCATCACGTTTTTGCTGGCGATGACGGCGCTGGCGCTCGGGATGCTGCTGTCGGCGTTCGCCAACAACGAGCTGCAAATGGTGCAGTTTATCCCGCTTGTCGTCGTGCCGCAAGTGTTTTTCTCCGGCTTGTTCAATCTTGACACGATGGAAGAATGGCTGCGTTCGCTGAGCGTCATCATGCCGCTCACCTACGGGGCGGATGCGCTGCGCGATATTATGGTGCGGGGGGAAGGTTTTCGCGCCATCGCTGTGGATGTGTACGTGCTGCTTGGCTTTACGTTGCTGTTTATGGTATTCAATGTAGTAGCATTGAAAAAATACCGCAAGCTGTAA
- a CDS encoding ABC transporter ATP-binding protein: MTANPCIQVERVSKRFGKKVVIDDVSLDVRAGEIFGLLGPSGAGKTTLVRMIAGIDLASEGTIRVLGVNMPDLGAMKRIGFMAQSDALYGELTALENMQFFASIYGLRGKKQKERIDDMLALVNLTDDRKKPVHQYSGGMKRRLSLAIALLHEPEVLILDEPTVGIDPVLRQSIWAELERIRRRGTTIVVTTHVMDEAEKCGRLGMIREGRLIAVGRPDELKQKAGAETIEQAFLTFGGARR; this comes from the coding sequence ATGACCGCCAATCCATGTATTCAAGTCGAGCGTGTTTCCAAGCGGTTTGGAAAAAAAGTGGTCATCGACGATGTGTCGTTGGATGTCCGCGCGGGGGAAATTTTCGGTCTGCTCGGCCCGTCGGGAGCCGGCAAGACGACGTTGGTGCGCATGATCGCCGGCATTGATTTGGCGAGCGAAGGCACGATTCGCGTGTTGGGCGTGAACATGCCTGATCTTGGCGCCATGAAGCGGATCGGCTTTATGGCGCAGTCGGATGCCCTGTACGGAGAATTGACCGCGCTCGAGAACATGCAATTTTTCGCCTCGATCTATGGATTAAGAGGAAAAAAACAAAAAGAACGGATCGATGACATGCTCGCGCTCGTCAACTTGACGGATGACCGGAAAAAGCCGGTGCACCAATACTCAGGCGGGATGAAGCGGCGGCTGTCGCTGGCGATCGCCTTGCTTCACGAACCCGAAGTGCTCATTTTGGATGAGCCGACAGTCGGCATCGATCCGGTGCTGCGCCAATCGATTTGGGCGGAGCTCGAGCGGATTCGCCGGCGCGGTACAACCATTGTCGTCACGACCCATGTGATGGATGAAGCGGAAAAGTGCGGGCGGCTTGGCATGATTCGCGAAGGTCGTTTGATCGCCGTCGGCCGCCCGGATGAATTGAAACAAAAAGCAGGCGCAGAAACGATTGAACAAGCGTTTTTGACGTTTGGAGGTGCTCGTCGATGA
- a CDS encoding GNAT family N-acetyltransferase, producing MIRKAVFTDAPAIAAVHVDSWKTTYSGIVPDTYLETLAVEEKQTLWEKGLSQADHSVFVAEEHGRVVGFVSGGRNRASDGPAAHYDGELYAVYLLKEAQGKGWGRRLVQALARDLAQKGIHSLVVWVLADNPSRCFYERLGGEKLAEERVEIGGKVLSEWCYGWQDIQTMNQ from the coding sequence ATGATTCGGAAAGCAGTTTTCACTGATGCGCCGGCGATTGCCGCTGTCCATGTGGACAGTTGGAAGACGACGTACAGCGGCATCGTGCCGGACACGTACTTGGAGACGTTGGCAGTGGAAGAAAAACAAACGTTATGGGAGAAGGGGCTCAGCCAAGCGGACCATTCCGTGTTTGTCGCCGAGGAACATGGGCGCGTCGTTGGATTCGTCTCCGGCGGACGAAATCGGGCGAGCGACGGCCCAGCGGCCCACTATGACGGGGAGCTGTACGCGGTGTATTTGCTCAAAGAGGCGCAAGGAAAAGGATGGGGACGGCGGCTTGTGCAAGCCTTGGCCCGCGACTTGGCGCAAAAAGGCATTCATTCGCTCGTCGTCTGGGTGCTTGCCGACAATCCGTCGCGCTGTTTTTACGAACGGCTTGGCGGTGAAAAACTGGCCGAGGAAAGGGTGGAAATCGGTGGAAAAGTGTTATCGGAGTGGTGCTACGGCTGGCAAGACATTCAAACGATGAACCAGTAG